The Ranitomeya imitator isolate aRanImi1 chromosome 6, aRanImi1.pri, whole genome shotgun sequence genome window below encodes:
- the LOC138642713 gene encoding uncharacterized protein, whose protein sequence is MFVSELVRFRLMRLRLRQRKRSSQRRYWIHEVNFLRSTYGAFHTLYVQLRDHPFKFQRYLRMSIETFDVLLSHVKDEIHHHRSTFRESISAEQRLVVTVRYLATGETFASLHYQFRLGKSTICQLVRETCDAIWNNLQPLVLPTPTSEMWLAISQQFEDVANFPNCIGAVDGKHIRIQKPAHSGSLYYNYKKYFSIVLMAIADARYRFVAVDIGAYGRTNDSRVFRDSNMGRCLYSQSLNIPSSRPLPGTEGPSLPYVLVGDEAFQLGQNLLKPYSSRSLDSSRRIFNYRLSRARCYVECAFGILTLKWQILLTCMQLQPENGPCCEGVHLSA, encoded by the exons atgtttgtgtctgagctcgtcagatttcgcttgatgcggttgcgacttcggcagagaaagcgtagttcgcaaaggagatattggatccacgaagtgaatttcttgcggagtacatatggtgcctttcacaccctgtatgtgcagcttcgggatcatcccttcaaattccaacgctatctacggatgtccattgagacctttgatgttctgctttcgcatgtgaaggatgagatacatcatcatcgcagcacttttcgtgaaagcatcagtgcggagcaacgtttagtagtgactgtgag atatctggctaccggagaaacttttgcgtcactgcattatcagtttagacttgggaagtcaacaatttgtcaactggttcgggaaacttgtgatgccatttggaacaacttgcaaccacttgtgctaccaacaccaacatcagaaatgtggctagcgatttcccaacagttcgaggatgtggctaatttccccaattgtattggtgccgtggacggaaagcacattcggattcagaaacctgcgcatagtggttccctctactataactataagaaatacttttctatagtattgatggcgattgcggatgccaggtaccgttttgttgctgtggatattggtgcttatggccggactaacgattccagagtattcagagactccaacatgggccgatgtttgtacagccaaagtttaaacataccctcatcacgacctcttccggggaccgaaggcccaagtttgccctatgttttagttggtgacgaggccttccaactaggacaaaatctcctcaagccctactcaagccgtagtctagactccagcaggcgcatttttaattatcgcttgagccgggctagatgttatgtggagtgtgcctttgggattttgacattaaaatggcagattttactaacctgcatgcaactgcaaccagaaaatggaccgtgttgtgaaggcgtgcatctgtctgcataa